A single Argentina anserina chromosome 7, drPotAnse1.1, whole genome shotgun sequence DNA region contains:
- the LOC126801848 gene encoding uncharacterized protein LOC126801848, giving the protein MDFCPDCGGMLQYELPNNLNMHAARFFCPTCPYVAYMEKLSEIRRREALVKKEIQPIINLNDFTNAPKTEETCPICGHKEAAFREQQTRSADEASTKFYRCLNDDCKNAWIDYS; this is encoded by the exons ATGGATTTCTGCCCGGATTGTGGGGGCATGCTGCAGTATGAGCTTCCGAATAATCTGAATATGCACGCTGCTAGATTCTTCTGTCCCACTTGTCCTTATGTTGCGTACATGGAGAAACTG AGTGAAATTAGGAGGAGGGAGGCTCTTGTTAAGAAAGAGATCCAACCCATAATTAACCTGAATGACTTTACAAATGCACCCAAAACTGAAG AAACATGCCCAATCTGTGGTCATAAAGAGGCCGCTTTCCGGGAACAGCAAACGCGATCTGCTGATGAGGCTTCAACAAAATTTTATAGGTGTTTGAACGATGACTGTAAGAATGCTTGGATCGATTACTCTTAG